A DNA window from Hordeum vulgare subsp. vulgare chromosome 1H, MorexV3_pseudomolecules_assembly, whole genome shotgun sequence contains the following coding sequences:
- the LOC123405562 gene encoding uncharacterized protein LOC123405562 has translation MGRGYVVISALLYFLCRTFHLTLVESIDAYVNLRMNEKNTTLLRPKPFHFPWRANITDEGSGIISHYAMWHTEPGQFYGLRADMSIWASPNQETSQESGASLQIYCQVGGNYNLIQAGFHISPSLYNNRDIRFFTYWTKDLKSKGCYNLKCPGFVSAGRANLVPGQAMTPPSIYGEQDHYVRLSLNKDPNSGDWVVYRHDLQKPSFLGHFPNKLCPGTPRIQALTGFVNYLKNAQGPPMGSGHFPDYDDKKSAYFKHIQNYNPNGHSSDLFGIPMVKLVDRPDCYRANDLFLEYKKGYMFNYGGPSGCVG, from the exons ATGGGACGTGGTTATGTTGTCATATCAGCCTTACTATACTTTTTGTGTAGAACTTTCCacctcactttggttgaatcgatAGACGCATATGTCAATCTCCGGATGAACGAGAAG AACACCACTCTTTTAAGACCTAAACCTTTCCATTTTCCTTGGAGAGCAAATATCACTGATGAAGGAAGCGGCATTATTTCTCAT TATGCAATGTGGCACACAGAGCCGGGACAATTCTATGGCCTTCGAGCTGACATGAGTATATGGGCTTCGCCAAATCAAGAAACTTCTCAAGAATCTGGGGCATCCTTACAGATCTACTGTCAAGTTGGAGGAAATTACAACTTAATTCAAGCCGGATTTCAT ATTTCCCCCTCTTTGTACAATAACAGAGATATTCGCTTCTTTACATATTGGACC AAGGACTTGAAATCAAAGGGCTGCTACAACTTGAAGTGCCCAGGATTTGTTTCTGCGGGCCGAGCTAATCTGGTGCCTGGACAAGCCATGACTCCTCCATCAATTTATGGCGAACAAGACCACTACGTTAGGCTTAGCCTCAACAAG GATCCAAATTCCGGAGATTGGGTGGTGTACCGTCACGATTTACAAAAACCATCATTCTTGGGACATTTTCCAAATAAGCTTTGCCCCGGAACACCACGTATACAAGCCTTGACTGGATTCGTGAATTACTTGAAGAATGCACAAGGTCCTCCAATGGGTAGCGGACACTTCCCCGATTATGATGATAAGAAATCTGCATACTTCAAGCACATTCAGAATTACAATCCAAATGGTCATTCTTCCGACCTCTTTGGCATTCCCATGGTCAAGTTAGTTGATAGGCCAGATTGTTATAGAGCAAATGATTTATTTCTCGAATATAAGAAGGGTTACATGTTCAACTATGGTGGACCAAGTGGTTGTGTTGGTTGA